CCCGCTCCGGATTCGGAAGAGTGGAGGCGCCATGTAGGACGGTGCGCCTTCCAGGACAAGTGGCAACGACAACTACAACGCTAGCTCCCGGCGAACGTCGCCCCGGTAGGCCCGCGCCAGCGTCTCCGCGGCGGCCCGGACCTCGTCCGTGGCCTCCTCGGGGACCTTCACCTGGAGCAGCAGGTACATGTCGCCCGGAGTGCCGCCCCGGAGCGACGGCACGCCGCGCCCCTTGAGCCGCATCTTGCGGCCGGATTGTGAACCTGCGGGCACCTTCAGCGTCACCTCCCCCTGGAACGTAGGCACTCGCACCTCGCCGCCCAGCAGCGCCTCGGACACCGTCACCGGCAGGTCCAGGTAGAGGTCGTCGCCCTCGCGGCGCACCAGCGGGTGCTCGGCCACCTCCGTCTCGATGTAGAGGTCCCCCGGAGGGCCCCCCTGGATGCCCGCCGCGCCCTGGCCGGCCAGCCGCACCTTGGAGCCCGTGACGACGCCCGCCGGAATCTTCACCGTCAGCCGGGTCGTCTCCTCCTTGATGCCGCTGCCGCCGCACTGCGAGCAGGGCTCCGGCGCCTTCCCGCTGCCGCGGCAGGTGGGGCACACGCCGGATCCGCCGAACATGGCGCCGCCCCGCCGGGCCCGGCCGGTGCCGTTGCAGGTGGGGCACGTCACGAGCTTCCCGGTGTTGCCCTCCCCGTGGCACTTGGAGCAGCGGCCCGGCCGCTGGAGCGTCAACGTGCGCTCGGTGCCGGTGACGGCCTCCGCGAGGGAAATCTGCACGCGGGTCGTCAGGTCATCGCCGCGCTCGGCCGCGGTGGACCGGCTGCCGCCCCGGCCCCGGCCGAAGAGGTCATTGATGTCGAAGCCGCCAGCACCGCCGCCTCCACCCGAGCGCCCGAAGATGTCGTTGAAGAGGTCCCCCAGGTCCACACCCTCGGTGCTGAAGGGGATGCCGCCGCCCCCGCTGCCCCCGGCCGCCTGGGCGGCGCGGTACTGGCGATAGGCCGCGGCCTTCTTCTCATCGAAGCCGATCTTCTCCGCGTCCTCGCCGAACTCGTCGTAGAGCGCGCGCTTCTTCGGGTCGCCCAGCACCTCGAAGGCGGTGTTGATGCGCTTGAACTTCTCCTCCGCCCCCTTGTCGCCGGGGTTGACGTCCGGGTGGTGCTGGCGCGCCAGCTTCCGGAAGGCCTTCTTGAGGTCGTCCGCCGAGGCCGTCCGTGGCACGCCCAGAATCTGGTAGTAGTCGTCAGCCATAGGTCTTTACGGTGGTGCAGTACCCGACAAGGGAGAACGTAACCAGCGGTGCGGTGAGCGCCAGCACGGGATGTCCGGACAGCACCGCGATGGTTACAGTCGCCGCACGATGAGGAAGGCCATGCCAGCACCGCGCGCCCGCCGGAAGGCCCCCCTGTGGCTGGCATGCGGGCTGCTCCCCGCGGCTCTGGGGATCGCCCTGGGGTCCGGGGTGACCGCCCACGCCGCCCCCCCGCCGCCCGCTCCCGCCGTCGAAGAGGGCAGGGTGGTGGACCGCGTCGTGGCGGTCATCGAGGGCCAGGTCCTCACCCAGAGCGAGCTGGAGATGGAGGCCCGGGTGGCGCTGATCCAGCGAGGGGCCGTGCAGGCCGCCGCCCTGCCTCTGGACGAGCAGACACTCCGGGGAGCCCTGGAGCTGTCCATCAACCAGCGCCTCCAGGTCCTGAGCGCGGACCGCCTGCAGGCCTTCCCGGCCGAACCGGCGGAGGTGGAGGCCCGGCTGGACGCCGTCCGGGCGCGGCTGGGAGGGGAGGTGGCGCTCCAGCGCTTCCTGGACCGGCATGGCGTGGACCGCGATGCCCTGGAGGCCGTGCTGGCGCGGGGCCTGCGGGCGGAACGAATCCTCGACAGCCGCGTCCGGTTGAAGGCACAGGTGAGCGAGGCGGAGGTCCGTCACCACTATGACGCCCACCGGGACCTGTACCCCGGTGAGTTCGACCAGGCGGCGCGCACGGCCATCCGCGAGGAGCTGGTCCGGGCGCGCTACGGAGAGCTGGCGGCCCAGGCCCTGGCTGAAGTACGCAGGTCGGCGCAGGTGCGGCGGGTGGCGCCCTTCGCGCGGGAGGCACGGCGATGAGACGGCTGCGGGACGACGGGACGCCCGACAAGGGGAAGGGCTTCCTGATCCGGCAGATGACCGTGGACGACATGCCGGCGGTGATGGCGCTGGAGAAGGCGTCCTTCAAGAACCCCTGGTCCACGGAGCTGCTCGGGCGCGAGCTCCAGCACGACTGGTCCACCATCCTCCTCGTGGAGGAACCGCTGCCCGAAGGTGGCGTCGCCCTGCTGGGCCTGGCCATCTTCTGGATCGTCCACGACGAGGTCCACGTCCTCAACGTCGCCACCGCCCCCGTGCACCGCCGCCGGGGCGTCGCGCGCACCGTGATGGAGGAAGTGCTTCGCCGGGGCGTGGCCCGCCGCTGCTCCCTGGCCACCCTGGAGGTGCGCCGGGGCAACGAGTCCGCCCTCAACCTCTACCGCTCGCTCGGCTTCCGGCCAGTCGGCATCCGCCCGAACTACTACGTGGACGAGGGCGAGGACGCGATCGTGATGGTCCTCGACTTCTAGGGCCGTAAGGGAGTAGAGCGTCCGCCCGTTGTCGTCGTCCCAGGTTTTTCGGGTGTGAGGGGAATGCACCCGGGTCCTCTGGCCGGTTCTGGCCCAGGGGCAGGCCATGCTTGACACCCGGGGGGCCCTCCCTATACTCGCGGGCCTTTTGTGTAGCCTGTAGGTAGATATGCTCCGCTTTCGTGTAGCCGGACGCGGGGTTCCCACGAAGAAGAGGTTTCAGTGCCGACCATTAGCCAGCTCGTCCGCAAGGGCCGCGAGAAGCTCAACATCAAGGGCAAGAGCCCTGCC
This DNA window, taken from Corallococcus coralloides DSM 2259, encodes the following:
- the rimI gene encoding ribosomal protein S18-alanine N-acetyltransferase, with the protein product MRRLRDDGTPDKGKGFLIRQMTVDDMPAVMALEKASFKNPWSTELLGRELQHDWSTILLVEEPLPEGGVALLGLAIFWIVHDEVHVLNVATAPVHRRRGVARTVMEEVLRRGVARRCSLATLEVRRGNESALNLYRSLGFRPVGIRPNYYVDEGEDAIVMVLDF
- the dnaJ gene encoding molecular chaperone DnaJ; amino-acid sequence: MADDYYQILGVPRTASADDLKKAFRKLARQHHPDVNPGDKGAEEKFKRINTAFEVLGDPKKRALYDEFGEDAEKIGFDEKKAAAYRQYRAAQAAGGSGGGGIPFSTEGVDLGDLFNDIFGRSGGGGGAGGFDINDLFGRGRGGSRSTAAERGDDLTTRVQISLAEAVTGTERTLTLQRPGRCSKCHGEGNTGKLVTCPTCNGTGRARRGGAMFGGSGVCPTCRGSGKAPEPCSQCGGSGIKEETTRLTVKIPAGVVTGSKVRLAGQGAAGIQGGPPGDLYIETEVAEHPLVRREGDDLYLDLPVTVSEALLGGEVRVPTFQGEVTLKVPAGSQSGRKMRLKGRGVPSLRGGTPGDMYLLLQVKVPEEATDEVRAAAETLARAYRGDVRRELAL